A genomic stretch from Dissulfuribacter thermophilus includes:
- a CDS encoding rod shape-determining protein, which produces MGLLRSIVRKDLAMDLGTANTLVYVAGDGIVLNEPTCIEIDHEGTPVCFGENAYERLGKTPDGQRVIRPLKHGVINDFEAATALVRNFIKKAKGKKGILPPRVLISVPSKMTQLEKRSVLEAARAADIKDPYLIEETMAAAIGAGLEVFETHPRMVVDIGGGTTEVAVIERGGFVESDSIRIAGDEMDEAIKRFMKQTLGIHIGSRSAERIKCELGTAVSDVSWDESISTVTGKDLNTGLPKIISISAADLRPALLPILDEIAYFIRDFIGILPERVRDIIKTDGFLLTGGGTLLKGIDRYLAQETGMPVCHAPQPLLTVAKGAGLAIENLKIYRGVFSN; this is translated from the coding sequence ATGGGATTGTTACGGTCGATAGTGAGAAAAGATCTTGCCATGGATCTTGGGACTGCAAATACCTTGGTCTATGTGGCAGGAGATGGAATTGTCCTAAATGAACCCACATGTATTGAAATAGATCATGAGGGAACTCCAGTTTGTTTTGGGGAAAATGCCTATGAACGTCTGGGCAAGACCCCAGATGGACAAAGGGTGATCCGTCCCTTAAAGCACGGAGTGATCAATGATTTTGAGGCAGCAACTGCACTTGTCCGAAATTTTATTAAAAAGGCAAAGGGTAAGAAGGGAATTCTTCCTCCCAGAGTATTGATTAGTGTCCCATCAAAGATGACGCAACTTGAAAAGCGCTCTGTTTTAGAGGCTGCCAGAGCTGCGGATATCAAGGATCCGTATCTTATTGAGGAGACTATGGCAGCAGCAATAGGGGCCGGACTAGAGGTGTTCGAGACTCATCCCAGGATGGTTGTGGATATTGGCGGCGGGACTACTGAGGTGGCAGTGATTGAACGAGGAGGTTTTGTGGAAAGTGATTCCATTAGAATTGCAGGAGATGAAATGGATGAAGCAATCAAAAGATTCATGAAGCAAACCTTGGGGATTCACATTGGCTCACGAAGTGCAGAGAGGATAAAGTGTGAACTAGGCACTGCAGTGTCCGATGTCTCATGGGATGAATCTATCAGTACTGTTACAGGAAAGGATTTGAATACAGGACTCCCCAAAATCATCTCCATAAGTGCAGCAGATTTGCGCCCTGCCCTTTTGCCCATATTAGATGAGATAGCCTATTTTATCCGAGATTTTATAGGAATATTACCTGAAAGAGTTCGAGACATTATTAAAACAGATGGTTTTCTATTGACTGGAGGAGGGACTCTGCTCAAGGGGATAGACAGATACCTTGCACAAGAGACAGGAATGCCTGTGTGCCACGCCCCTCAGCCTCTGTTGACAGTAGCAAAAGGGGCGGGCCTGGCAATAGAGAACTTGAAAATCTACAGGGGCGTATTTTCAAATTAG